The following are encoded together in the Robertmurraya sp. FSL R5-0851 genome:
- a CDS encoding tetratricopeptide repeat protein, whose translation MDKVEKILSLLESGQHEEAIKSYKDILLNGSNEERFVLGEELLQLGFLEEAKELFETLLIAYPEEGELLVLLAEACIELGNEEEAMLALEKIHSSDQSYPQALLLAADLYQMQGLFEVSEQKLLKAKKVLPDEVLIDFALAELYMEQGRFTNAIRLYEDILKKEKEIAGTSIHQRLAEAYSAGGAFEEALPHYEQALEDRFEVNTLFGYGFTALHAGYYQTAIEKLTELKNIDREYNSLYLYLAKAYEHEEELTKSLEVIKEGIQYDEFNKDLFFYGGKIALKLNLEDEAERLIREALALDPEFVEAALTLNKLFFHQEKYDDVLEIIDIMNEQGVEEPQLLWDEANALANVERYSEALNKYQLAYNFFKNQQEFLSDYGYFLIEEGKTNDAAEIFSILLQMDPSNEEFAELVHRFSEDV comes from the coding sequence ATGGATAAAGTAGAAAAGATCCTTTCTCTATTAGAAAGTGGTCAACATGAAGAAGCAATAAAAAGTTATAAAGATATTTTATTAAATGGATCAAATGAAGAAAGATTTGTTCTTGGTGAGGAACTTCTTCAGCTAGGCTTCCTTGAAGAAGCAAAAGAACTTTTTGAAACGTTATTAATTGCGTACCCGGAAGAAGGAGAATTACTGGTGTTATTAGCAGAGGCCTGTATTGAGCTTGGTAATGAGGAGGAAGCAATGCTAGCTTTAGAAAAAATACACTCTTCTGATCAAAGCTATCCTCAGGCCTTGCTTCTTGCAGCTGATTTATACCAAATGCAGGGTTTATTTGAGGTAAGTGAACAGAAGCTTCTAAAAGCTAAAAAAGTTCTTCCTGATGAAGTTCTGATTGACTTTGCTTTGGCAGAGCTTTATATGGAACAAGGAAGATTTACAAATGCGATTCGATTGTATGAGGATATACTTAAAAAGGAAAAAGAGATTGCTGGCACAAGTATTCACCAACGATTAGCAGAGGCGTACAGTGCGGGAGGTGCGTTTGAGGAGGCATTACCACATTACGAACAAGCACTAGAAGACCGATTTGAAGTGAATACATTGTTCGGGTATGGTTTTACAGCCCTTCATGCGGGATACTATCAAACGGCGATCGAGAAACTTACAGAATTGAAGAATATAGACCGTGAGTACAACTCTCTCTACTTATATTTAGCTAAAGCGTATGAGCATGAAGAAGAATTAACGAAAAGCCTCGAGGTTATTAAAGAAGGCATTCAATATGACGAGTTTAATAAAGACCTCTTCTTTTATGGTGGGAAAATTGCATTAAAATTAAATCTTGAGGATGAAGCAGAGAGGCTTATCAGGGAGGCGTTAGCACTTGATCCGGAGTTCGTTGAAGCCGCACTTACATTAAATAAGCTGTTTTTTCACCAAGAAAAATATGATGATGTGTTAGAAATTATTGATATTATGAATGAGCAAGGAGTAGAAGAACCGCAGTTATTGTGGGATGAAGCGAATGCTTTGGCGAATGTTGAAAGATATTCAGAGGCATTAAACAAATATCAACTTGCATATAATTTCTTTAAGAATCAACAAGAATTTTTATCAGACTACGGTTATTTTTTAATTGAAGAAGGAAAAACGAATGACGCTGCAGAAATTTTTAGTATACTTCTTCAAATGGATCCAAGTAATGAAGAGTTTGCAGAATTGGTGCACAGATTTTCTGAAGACGTGTAA
- the aroA gene encoding 3-phosphoshikimate 1-carboxyvinyltransferase, giving the protein MTTVLTSQVKRLVGELSIPGDKSISHRSVMFGAIAHGKTTVSNFLTGEDCLSTIACFRKLGVTIHQHEDKVEIIGKGFDGLVEPTERLDVGNSGTTIRLMLGILSGRPFYAALEGDSSIAKRPMTRVTNPLSQMGAVIDGRENGKFTPISIRGGNLEGFTYELPMASAQVKSAIILAGLQANGTTTVIEPSKTRDHTERMIRQFGGEVSVDGLKVSVTGGQTLKATHVHVPGDISSAAFFLVAGAIVPNSEVTLRNVGINPSRTGIIDVMLQMGASLHVSEEGKDAAEPVADLTITTSSLKGITIEGDMIPRLIDEIPIIALLATQANGTTVIKDAEELKVKETNRIDTVVNELKKLGASIEATNDGMIIHGGSKLHGGQVNSYGDHRIGMMLAIASLISSEEVTLENEEAISVSYPMFFSHLNKLIN; this is encoded by the coding sequence ATGACAACGGTGTTAACGTCACAAGTAAAGAGACTGGTAGGTGAACTCTCTATACCAGGAGATAAGTCTATTTCTCATCGTTCTGTTATGTTTGGAGCGATTGCTCATGGGAAGACAACAGTATCTAATTTTCTTACAGGTGAAGACTGTCTTAGTACGATTGCTTGCTTTCGAAAATTAGGGGTAACGATTCACCAGCACGAAGATAAGGTTGAAATCATTGGGAAGGGCTTTGACGGCCTAGTAGAACCTACTGAACGACTTGATGTGGGGAACTCGGGAACAACGATACGATTAATGCTTGGCATTTTATCAGGCAGACCTTTTTATGCTGCATTGGAAGGAGATTCTTCAATCGCCAAACGTCCAATGACAAGGGTTACGAATCCGTTGAGCCAAATGGGAGCAGTAATTGACGGCAGAGAAAATGGGAAGTTCACTCCTATTTCTATTAGAGGTGGAAATTTAGAAGGATTTACGTACGAGCTACCAATGGCAAGTGCGCAAGTAAAATCAGCCATTATCCTAGCAGGCTTACAAGCAAATGGTACGACAACGGTTATTGAGCCATCAAAAACAAGAGACCATACAGAAAGAATGATTCGCCAATTCGGTGGGGAAGTGTCTGTTGATGGTTTAAAGGTCTCCGTAACTGGTGGACAAACACTCAAGGCAACTCATGTTCATGTACCGGGTGATATCTCTTCTGCTGCCTTTTTTTTAGTTGCAGGAGCGATTGTACCTAATAGTGAAGTAACATTGCGCAATGTGGGTATTAACCCTTCTAGAACAGGGATTATTGATGTGATGCTTCAAATGGGTGCCTCTCTTCATGTTTCTGAAGAAGGTAAAGATGCGGCAGAGCCTGTAGCAGACTTAACGATTACAACCTCAAGTCTTAAGGGAATAACGATTGAGGGAGATATGATTCCGCGCTTAATCGATGAAATTCCTATCATAGCCTTATTAGCTACACAGGCAAACGGAACAACGGTTATTAAGGACGCTGAGGAATTAAAGGTAAAAGAAACAAACCGAATTGATACAGTTGTAAATGAGTTAAAGAAATTAGGAGCATCGATTGAAGCAACGAACGATGGTATGATTATTCACGGTGGTAGCAAACTTCATGGGGGCCAAGTGAATAGCTATGGAGATCATCGAATCGGAATGATGCTTGCCATTGCAAGTTTAATTAGCAGTGAGGAAGTAACCTTAGAAAATGAAGAAGCAATTTCTGTGTCATATCCAATGTTCTTCTCACACTTAAATAAATTAATTAATTAA
- a CDS encoding prephenate dehydrogenase, with protein MKGRVLVIGLGLIGGSLALCIKKRHPESTLIGFDINIEQCRLGKMLGVIDEICFNLEEEAVNADVILISTPVIETEKMIERLCELPLKQDVIISDAGSTKEAIVLKARCLKEKNITFIGGHPMAGSHKSGVAAAKEILFENAFYLFTPEPHIQDDKVHLLKRWLEGTRAKFITISPEEHDYLTGVISHFPHVIAASLVHQAEQTSRDHQLITRLAAGGFRDITRIASSSPAMWKDISLHNRKVLLSLLDRWKDEMDKFSKILSDNNEDQLFDYFAEAKNFRDDLPSKEKGAIPAFYDLFVDVPDYPGVISEITGYLAKERISITNIRILETREDINGVLVISFQTETDMAKAEECIQRYTNYGTSTGL; from the coding sequence TTGAAAGGGCGTGTGCTAGTCATTGGACTAGGGCTAATTGGGGGGTCATTAGCTCTTTGCATTAAGAAAAGACACCCAGAATCAACACTAATAGGTTTCGACATAAATATTGAACAATGCCGTCTTGGAAAGATGCTTGGTGTAATTGATGAGATTTGTTTCAATTTAGAAGAAGAAGCAGTGAACGCAGATGTCATTCTTATTTCAACGCCTGTTATCGAAACTGAAAAAATGATTGAGAGACTTTGTGAGCTTCCGCTAAAGCAAGATGTGATCATAAGTGATGCTGGAAGTACCAAAGAAGCAATTGTTTTAAAAGCAAGGTGTTTAAAGGAGAAAAACATTACGTTTATTGGTGGGCATCCGATGGCTGGCTCACACAAAAGTGGGGTTGCAGCAGCTAAGGAAATTCTATTTGAAAATGCATTTTATTTATTTACACCGGAGCCACATATCCAAGATGATAAAGTGCATTTATTAAAGCGTTGGCTTGAAGGAACTAGAGCGAAATTTATAACTATTTCACCTGAAGAACATGATTACTTAACAGGTGTTATAAGCCATTTTCCACATGTGATTGCGGCCTCTCTCGTACATCAAGCTGAGCAAACAAGTAGAGATCATCAGCTTATAACAAGGTTGGCTGCCGGTGGTTTTAGAGATATTACTAGAATTGCCTCTAGCAGTCCAGCCATGTGGAAGGATATTTCCCTTCATAACAGGAAGGTACTTCTTTCTTTGTTAGATCGTTGGAAGGATGAAATGGATAAATTCTCGAAAATATTATCTGATAACAATGAGGACCAGCTATTCGATTATTTTGCTGAAGCCAAAAATTTTAGAGATGATCTACCTAGTAAGGAAAAGGGAGCAATCCCTGCATTTTACGATCTATTTGTGGATGTTCCGGATTATCCAGGTGTTATCTCGGAAATCACAGGTTATTTAGCCAAAGAGCGTATATCCATTACAAATATCCGTATTTTAGAAACTAGAGAAGATATAAACGGTGTACTTGTTATCAGTTTTCAAACAGAGACCGATATGGCCAAAGCAGAGGAATGCATACAGCGTTATACCAATTATGGTACCTCAACCGGCCTATAG
- the hisC gene encoding histidinol-phosphate transaminase, with protein MRWKDQIKSLAPYQPGKSKDEVKRQYGLEEIIKLASNENPFGCSKKVSEVMSKETGYFALYPDGYATNLRECVAEHVGVTKDQLIFGNGSDELILIIARALLRPGFNTVMATPTFPQYKHNAIIEGAEIREIPLVDGHHDLDQMLAAIDEKTNVVWVCSPNNPTGTYIPKEKLESFLARVPKETLVVLDEAYFEYVVADDYYNSVELVEQYSNLIVLRTFSKIYGLASLRVGYGFASKEIIRALEPVREPFNVNSFAQLAAIEALGDQEYVENCRTLNHQGLEQFYNFCKEHNLSYMPSQGNFILIDFKTDGNEVFQFLLERGYIVRSGNALGFPTSVRVTVGSKEQNAGIIEKMSQYMQVKAH; from the coding sequence ATGAGATGGAAGGATCAAATAAAGTCGTTAGCACCTTATCAGCCGGGGAAATCAAAGGATGAAGTAAAAAGGCAATATGGGTTGGAAGAAATCATAAAATTAGCTTCTAATGAAAATCCTTTTGGTTGTTCAAAAAAAGTGAGTGAAGTTATGTCTAAAGAGACAGGCTATTTCGCACTTTATCCAGATGGCTATGCCACTAACTTACGCGAGTGTGTAGCAGAGCATGTGGGAGTGACAAAAGATCAATTGATCTTTGGAAACGGTTCAGATGAACTGATTCTAATTATTGCCCGTGCCCTTTTACGACCAGGTTTTAATACGGTAATGGCTACGCCAACTTTCCCACAGTATAAGCACAATGCGATTATTGAAGGTGCAGAAATTCGTGAAATTCCTCTGGTAGATGGTCACCATGATTTAGATCAAATGCTTGCGGCCATTGATGAGAAAACAAATGTTGTTTGGGTATGTAGTCCGAATAATCCAACTGGTACATATATTCCAAAAGAAAAGTTGGAAAGTTTTCTTGCTAGAGTTCCAAAAGAAACACTTGTGGTATTGGATGAAGCTTACTTCGAGTATGTAGTAGCGGATGATTACTATAATTCTGTGGAACTAGTAGAGCAGTATTCAAATTTGATTGTTCTTAGAACCTTCTCGAAAATTTATGGTCTAGCTAGCTTGCGTGTGGGATATGGATTTGCTTCCAAAGAAATCATTCGAGCGCTGGAACCGGTGAGAGAGCCATTTAACGTGAATAGCTTTGCACAATTAGCGGCTATTGAAGCTTTAGGTGATCAAGAGTATGTGGAAAACTGTCGTACCTTAAACCATCAAGGATTAGAACAGTTTTACAATTTCTGTAAGGAGCACAATCTGTCTTATATGCCTTCCCAAGGGAATTTTATCTTAATAGATTTTAAGACTGATGGCAATGAAGTATTTCAGTTCTTATTAGAGAGAGGCTATATCGTTCGGTCAGGAAATGCGCTTGGTTTTCCAACATCCGTCCGAGTTACGGTTGGCTCGAAAGAACAAAATGCTGGCATTATTGAAAAAATGTCACAATACATGCAAGTGAAAGCACATTAA
- the aroH gene encoding chorismate mutase — MIRGVRGAITIQENKEEEIIASTKRLLNEMIQANRISPESVASVFISVTDDVTAAFPAKAMREIEGWTYVPVMCMKEITVSTGIKLCIRVMMHVNTEVAQTEIEHVYLEEAVLLRPDLKK; from the coding sequence ATGATTAGAGGAGTTAGAGGTGCTATTACGATCCAAGAAAATAAAGAGGAAGAAATTATAGCATCCACCAAGAGACTGCTCAATGAAATGATTCAAGCTAATCGAATCTCTCCAGAGTCAGTCGCATCGGTATTTATTTCTGTAACCGATGATGTTACAGCTGCATTTCCAGCTAAAGCTATGCGTGAAATAGAGGGTTGGACTTATGTTCCTGTCATGTGTATGAAGGAAATCACTGTTTCGACTGGTATCAAATTATGTATTAGGGTCATGATGCATGTAAATACTGAAGTAGCACAAACCGAAATCGAACATGTTTATTTGGAAGAAGCCGTTCTTTTACGACCGGATTTAAAGAAATAG
- the aroB gene encoding 3-dehydroquinate synthase produces METIQIDTTSKEYPVILGAEALTALAPFLKEHLSNVTKIMIITDSNVGDRYLNQVKLQLGEYEVVTHLVPNGEKAKTFDVFYDCLTAALQEKLDRKSLFIALGGGAIGDLCGFVAASFMRGVPFIQLPTTILAHDSAVGGKVAINHPLGKNMIGAFYQPEAVIYDVDFLQSLPAMERRSGFAEVMKHALIDDLHFYQWLLTDIDNLQTITTEQLQECLSKGIKVKESVVSKDEKELGIRAFLNFGHTLGHAIEAEAGYGSITHGEAVVIGMVFALRLSKKLLHLQFEQQEFLEWLHKLGYSTKVPSGLYEEKLIDRMKQDKKTIGQVIQFVLLEEVGKPVLYKIDENVLLEELKQFMKEESR; encoded by the coding sequence ATGGAGACGATTCAAATCGATACCACTTCTAAGGAGTATCCTGTAATTTTAGGGGCTGAGGCATTAACAGCTTTAGCCCCTTTTTTAAAAGAACATCTATCAAACGTGACCAAAATCATGATTATAACGGACAGTAATGTTGGTGATAGGTATTTAAATCAAGTAAAACTTCAATTAGGTGAATACGAAGTTGTCACACATCTTGTTCCTAATGGAGAAAAAGCTAAGACGTTTGACGTTTTTTATGATTGTCTAACGGCTGCTTTACAGGAGAAACTCGACCGTAAATCATTGTTTATCGCACTTGGTGGAGGGGCGATTGGTGATTTATGTGGGTTTGTTGCTGCCTCTTTTATGAGAGGCGTTCCTTTTATTCAGTTGCCTACTACCATTCTGGCACACGATAGTGCAGTTGGTGGAAAGGTGGCAATCAATCATCCTCTTGGTAAAAACATGATAGGTGCATTCTATCAACCTGAAGCTGTTATATACGATGTTGATTTTCTACAAAGCCTTCCAGCGATGGAACGTCGTTCAGGCTTTGCAGAAGTCATGAAGCATGCTCTAATAGATGACCTTCATTTTTATCAATGGCTTTTAACAGATATTGATAATCTTCAAACGATAACAACCGAGCAATTACAGGAGTGTTTATCAAAGGGAATAAAAGTAAAAGAATCTGTTGTTTCAAAAGATGAAAAAGAGCTTGGTATACGAGCATTTTTGAATTTTGGACATACACTTGGTCATGCTATTGAAGCGGAGGCTGGGTATGGCTCCATAACACATGGGGAAGCAGTTGTAATCGGCATGGTATTCGCATTACGGTTAAGTAAAAAACTTTTACATTTACAGTTTGAACAACAAGAATTTCTCGAATGGCTACATAAACTCGGTTACTCAACAAAAGTTCCTTCTGGCCTTTATGAAGAAAAGTTAATCGATCGTATGAAGCAGGATAAAAAGACCATTGGACAAGTAATACAATTCGTTTTATTAGAGGAAGTTGGGAAACCGGTCCTTTATAAAATTGACGAAAATGTCCTCTTAGAAGAACTGAAACAATTTATGAAGGAGGAGAGCCGATGA
- the aroC gene encoding chorismate synthase, with the protein MRYLTAGESHGPQLTTIIEGLPAGMPLLAEDIDKELARRQKGHGRGRRMQIEKDTVHITSGVRHGLTLASPVALVVQNDDWKHWTKIMGAEPTDDEEVKRVITRPRPGHADLNGALKYGHRDMRNVLERSSARETTVRVAAGAVAKKLLSLLGIKVASHVVEIGGIKSEVHAYDSMESLAEITENSPVRCLDPVAEKKMMQAIDDAKANGDSIGGIVEVVVEGMPPGVGSYVHYDRKLDSKLAAAIVSINAFKGVEFGIGFEAARKPGSEVHDEIEWSEGEGFHRSTNRLGGLEGGMSTGMPIVIRGVMKPIPTLYKPLQSVDIDSKESFTASIERSDSCAVPAAAVVAENVIAWELATAITGQFYADRLDTLIKSIEDQRAYAREF; encoded by the coding sequence ATGAGATATTTAACAGCAGGAGAGTCACACGGTCCACAATTAACAACAATTATTGAAGGTTTACCAGCAGGAATGCCGCTTCTTGCAGAGGACATTGACAAAGAATTAGCAAGAAGACAAAAAGGGCATGGTCGCGGTAGAAGAATGCAAATTGAAAAGGATACTGTACATATTACAAGCGGTGTCAGACATGGATTAACACTTGCATCACCTGTAGCACTCGTTGTACAAAACGACGACTGGAAGCATTGGACAAAGATTATGGGTGCAGAACCTACCGATGATGAAGAAGTTAAGCGTGTTATTACTCGTCCACGTCCAGGACATGCCGATCTAAACGGCGCACTTAAATATGGACATCGAGATATGCGTAATGTTCTTGAAAGATCCTCTGCTAGAGAAACAACGGTAAGAGTGGCTGCTGGAGCAGTTGCAAAAAAACTTTTATCATTACTAGGAATTAAGGTTGCTTCTCATGTGGTTGAGATTGGTGGGATTAAATCAGAGGTACATGCATATGACTCCATGGAGAGTTTGGCGGAAATTACCGAGAATTCACCAGTAAGATGTCTAGATCCTGTGGCTGAAAAGAAAATGATGCAGGCCATCGATGATGCAAAAGCGAATGGTGACTCTATCGGAGGAATCGTCGAAGTAGTTGTTGAGGGAATGCCTCCTGGTGTAGGAAGCTATGTTCACTATGACAGAAAGCTCGATTCTAAGTTAGCTGCTGCTATCGTAAGTATTAATGCCTTTAAGGGTGTTGAATTTGGGATAGGGTTTGAAGCAGCTAGGAAGCCTGGTAGCGAAGTTCATGATGAAATTGAGTGGAGTGAAGGAGAAGGTTTCCATCGCAGCACAAATCGTCTAGGTGGACTTGAAGGTGGAATGTCGACGGGCATGCCAATCGTTATTCGTGGAGTAATGAAGCCTATTCCAACACTTTATAAGCCATTACAAAGTGTGGATATCGATTCTAAAGAATCTTTTACTGCAAGTATTGAGAGATCAGATAGCTGTGCAGTACCTGCTGCCGCAGTCGTTGCTGAAAATGTGATTGCTTGGGAGCTTGCTACAGCAATAACTGGACAATTCTATGCAGATCGTCTAGATACATTAATTAAATCGATTGAAGATCAAAGAGCATATGCGAGGGAGTTTTAA
- a CDS encoding CheR family methyltransferase has translation MLGNDYEQFIINIKKKTGIDLSLYKEAQMKRRLISLYEKKGFRSFQDYYLAISQDKLLLNEFLDRMTINVSEFYRNGKRWEVLETKILPKLIEKNKRLKVWSAACSTGEEPYTIAMILSNFMPLSQIQVLATDIDDNVIERAKIGMYPERSLNEVPSEMKKKFFTQDGSFFKISDDIKKTVTFKKQNLLADPFGGPFDLIVCRNVLIYFTEEAKDVLYYKFSEALRQEGIFFVGSTEQIFNPSVYGLETEDTFFYRRR, from the coding sequence ATGCTGGGAAATGATTATGAACAATTTATTATAAATATAAAGAAAAAGACTGGGATTGATTTGTCGTTATACAAAGAAGCACAAATGAAAAGGCGCTTAATTTCTCTATATGAAAAAAAAGGGTTTCGCTCATTTCAGGACTATTACTTAGCAATTAGTCAGGACAAGCTATTATTAAATGAGTTTCTTGATCGTATGACGATCAATGTGTCGGAATTTTATCGAAATGGGAAACGATGGGAAGTATTAGAAACGAAAATTCTTCCTAAACTAATAGAGAAGAATAAGCGTCTGAAGGTGTGGAGTGCTGCTTGTTCAACAGGTGAGGAACCGTATACAATTGCCATGATCCTTTCAAACTTTATGCCACTTTCACAGATTCAAGTTTTGGCTACTGATATCGATGATAATGTAATAGAAAGAGCAAAGATCGGCATGTATCCAGAACGTTCTTTGAATGAAGTACCTTCCGAAATGAAAAAGAAATTTTTCACACAGGATGGAAGTTTCTTTAAGATTTCTGACGATATCAAAAAGACGGTAACATTTAAGAAGCAGAATTTACTTGCTGATCCTTTTGGAGGGCCTTTTGACTTGATTGTGTGTCGAAACGTATTAATTTATTTTACGGAAGAAGCGAAAGATGTATTATACTATAAATTCAGTGAGGCATTGAGACAGGAAGGGATTTTCTTTGTCGGTAGTACCGAGCAAATCTTTAATCCATCTGTATATGGACTTGAAACAGAAGACACTTTTTTTTATCGTAGAAGATAG
- the ndk gene encoding nucleoside-diphosphate kinase → MEKTFLMVKPDGVQRNLIGEIVGRFERKGFQLVGAKLMLISNELAEQHYGEHKERPFFGELVDFITSGPVFAMVWEGENVIAAARQMMGATNPKDSQPGTIRGDFAVIVGKNIIHGSDSAASAEREIALFFKEEELLSYNKLINNWAY, encoded by the coding sequence ATGGAGAAAACATTTTTAATGGTTAAACCAGATGGGGTCCAACGCAATTTGATTGGTGAAATAGTTGGACGTTTTGAGAGAAAGGGCTTTCAATTAGTGGGTGCAAAGTTAATGCTGATTTCTAATGAGTTAGCTGAACAGCATTACGGTGAACATAAAGAACGCCCTTTCTTCGGTGAGTTGGTTGACTTTATCACTTCAGGTCCTGTTTTCGCAATGGTTTGGGAAGGGGAAAATGTAATTGCTGCTGCACGCCAAATGATGGGTGCAACAAATCCAAAGGATTCTCAACCGGGAACCATCCGTGGGGACTTTGCTGTGATTGTTGGGAAAAATATTATCCATGGATCAGATTCAGCTGCAAGTGCTGAAAGAGAAATCGCTTTATTCTTTAAAGAAGAGGAACTTCTTTCATATAACAAGCTTATAAACAATTGGGCTTATTAA
- the hepT gene encoding heptaprenyl diphosphate synthase component II codes for MKLKMMYSFLNSDINIIEKTLEDTVEAESPLLRQASLHLLQAGGKRIRPVFVLLSGKFGDYDIHGMKNVAVALELIHMASLVHDDVIDDAELRRGQPTIKAKWDNRIAMYTGDYIFARSLELMTNIKNPLAHQILSETIVQLCVGEIEQIKFKYDYNQTLRDYLLRIKRKTALLIAASCQLGAVAANVDEEIHKKLYQFGYYVGMSFQITDDVLDFTGTEEQLGKPAGGDLLQGNITLPVLFAMEDNSLRKKITAVHEHTSSAEIEEIIRAIKNSDAIERSLSISDRYLHKAIDVLNQLPNNRAKKTLRDIAVYIGKRKF; via the coding sequence ATGAAGCTGAAAATGATGTATTCATTTTTAAACTCAGATATTAATATAATTGAGAAAACACTAGAAGATACGGTGGAGGCTGAGTCACCTCTTCTTCGTCAAGCATCTCTACACTTGTTGCAAGCAGGGGGGAAGAGAATTCGCCCTGTTTTTGTTTTGCTGTCAGGAAAGTTTGGCGACTATGATATACATGGAATGAAGAACGTGGCAGTAGCGCTAGAACTTATCCATATGGCTTCACTTGTTCATGACGATGTCATTGACGATGCAGAACTTAGACGCGGCCAGCCAACCATTAAAGCCAAATGGGATAATCGGATTGCGATGTATACAGGCGACTATATTTTTGCCAGATCGCTAGAATTAATGACAAATATTAAAAACCCACTTGCTCACCAAATTCTCTCTGAAACGATTGTTCAGTTATGTGTTGGGGAAATTGAGCAAATAAAATTTAAATATGATTACAATCAAACACTACGTGACTATCTGCTGCGTATTAAGCGAAAAACAGCTTTATTGATTGCAGCTAGCTGTCAACTCGGGGCGGTGGCAGCAAACGTGGATGAAGAGATTCACAAGAAGCTGTATCAGTTTGGATATTATGTAGGTATGTCTTTTCAAATCACGGATGATGTTCTGGACTTTACGGGTACGGAAGAGCAATTAGGTAAACCAGCTGGAGGAGACTTATTACAAGGGAATATTACCCTACCAGTATTGTTTGCAATGGAAGATAATTCTTTACGTAAAAAAATTACTGCTGTTCATGAACATACTTCATCCGCAGAAATTGAAGAGATTATCCGTGCAATAAAGAATTCTGATGCGATTGAGCGATCACTTTCTATAAGTGATCGGTACTTACACAAGGCGATTGATGTATTAAATCAATTACCAAATAACCGTGCCAAAAAGACGTTAAGAGATATAGCTGTGTACATAGGTAAACGAAAATTTTAA
- a CDS encoding demethylmenaquinone methyltransferase has translation MNQSKEERVHNVFEKISDNYDKMNSVISFKLHTKWREDTMKRMKVQKGKKALDVCCGTADWTIALADAVGHTGEVVGLDFSQNMLNVGKQKITEANLNQVTLIHGNAMELPFPDHSFDYVTIGFGLRNVPDYLQVLKEMNRVLKPGGIAVCLETSQPTIIGYRQLFYFYFRFIMPLFGRMFAKSYSEYSWLQESARDFPGVKELAELFKQAGFKDVTYKPYSGGAAAVHFGHK, from the coding sequence ATGAATCAATCGAAAGAAGAACGAGTTCATAACGTTTTTGAAAAGATCTCAGATAACTACGACAAAATGAATTCTGTTATTAGCTTTAAACTCCATACTAAATGGAGAGAAGATACGATGAAAAGAATGAAAGTACAAAAAGGGAAAAAGGCACTAGATGTTTGTTGTGGAACAGCCGATTGGACCATTGCACTTGCAGATGCTGTAGGCCATACTGGTGAAGTGGTAGGACTTGACTTTAGCCAAAATATGCTTAATGTGGGTAAACAAAAGATTACTGAGGCCAATCTCAATCAAGTGACGCTCATCCATGGAAATGCCATGGAGCTTCCATTTCCTGACCATTCATTTGATTATGTTACGATTGGATTTGGATTAAGAAATGTACCCGATTATCTTCAAGTATTGAAAGAGATGAATCGTGTATTAAAGCCGGGCGGAATTGCAGTATGTCTTGAAACATCACAACCAACAATAATAGGCTATCGACAGCTCTTCTATTTTTATTTTCGATTTATTATGCCGTTGTTTGGTAGGATGTTTGCAAAAAGTTATAGTGAATATTCCTGGCTGCAAGAATCAGCTAGAGATTTTCCAGGGGTAAAAGAACTCGCTGAATTATTCAAACAAGCTGGTTTTAAGGACGTCACTTATAAGCCATACAGTGGCGGGGCAGCTGCTGTTCATTTTGGTCATAAATAA